One part of the Lotus japonicus ecotype B-129 chromosome 2, LjGifu_v1.2 genome encodes these proteins:
- the LOC130738077 gene encoding CASP-like protein 5A1, with protein sequence MSMVRPSVHPVEAPPLTDHATPIHTMKDIQGMPGTLGGLLLRFLQFSFALVSLSVMATTSDFPSVTAFRYLVAAVSLQSLWSLSLAIADIYAILVRRGFRNPRIVSLFSVGDGITSTLTFSAACASAGITVLIGNDLNECAQNHCSRFETATAMAFMSWFAASPSFILNFWTLASK encoded by the exons ATGTCCATGGTTCGCCCTTCAGTTCACCCAGTGGAAGCTCCACCTCTCACCGACCATGCAACTCCCATTCACACCATGAAGGACATCCAAGGCATGCCCGGAACCCTCGGCGGTTTGCTCCTCCGCTTCCTTCAATTCTCCTTCGCCCTTGTTTCCCTCTCTGTCATGGCCACCACCTCTGATTTCCCTTCAGTCACCGCCTTCCG CTACCTGGTTGCTGCTGTCAGCCTGCAAAGCTTGTGGAGCCTCTCTTTGGCAATTGCTGATATATATGCCATTTTAGTGAGACGGGGCTTCCGGAATCCGAGAATTGTCAGCTTATTCTCTGTTGGTGATGGG ATCACTTCAACACTTACATTTTCTGCAGCCTGTGCTTCTGCTGGTATCACAGTCCTTATTGGCAATGATCTGAATGAGTGTGCACAAAACCATTGCAGCAGGTTTGAGACAGCGACAGCCATGGCATTTATGAGTTGGTTTGCTGCTTCGCCCTcgtttattttgaatttctggACTTTGGCCTCCAAGTAA